One Vicinamibacterales bacterium DNA window includes the following coding sequences:
- a CDS encoding class I SAM-dependent methyltransferase, protein MHTRTGESQDQASRWNGPAGQAWVDARDVLDTAFAPIERVLLEIVDGGTATAVLDVGCGTGGTTLAAVRRLGPGGTATGIDISAPMIAAARTRAADARLPAVFVCADAADHAFEPAGFATIVSRFGVMFFADPVRAFGNLRRAARPGAALRFAAWRSPAENPFMTAAERAAAPFLDLPPRRPGPGQFAFAEGGQVQRILEAGGWAGVEVRPLDAECAFPVWALDAYATTMGPVGLALRDADAGRRARVELAVRRAFEPYVHGAEVRFTAACWQVDARNAA, encoded by the coding sequence GTGCACACACGAACCGGCGAATCGCAGGATCAGGCGTCGCGGTGGAACGGCCCGGCCGGCCAGGCCTGGGTGGACGCGCGCGACGTGCTCGACACGGCCTTCGCACCGATCGAGCGCGTGCTGCTGGAGATCGTGGACGGCGGGACGGCCACCGCGGTCCTGGACGTCGGCTGCGGCACGGGCGGCACGACGCTGGCCGCCGTCCGCCGCCTCGGCCCCGGCGGCACGGCGACGGGCATCGACATCTCCGCGCCCATGATCGCGGCCGCGCGGACCCGGGCCGCCGACGCGCGGTTGCCGGCGGTCTTCGTCTGCGCCGATGCCGCGGACCATGCCTTCGAGCCCGCGGGCTTCGCCACGATCGTGTCGCGCTTCGGCGTGATGTTCTTCGCCGACCCCGTGCGTGCCTTCGGAAACCTCCGGCGGGCAGCACGCCCGGGCGCGGCCCTGCGATTCGCGGCGTGGCGCAGCCCCGCCGAGAACCCGTTCATGACGGCGGCCGAGCGGGCGGCCGCGCCGTTTCTCGACCTCCCTCCGCGCCGCCCCGGGCCCGGGCAGTTCGCGTTCGCGGAGGGCGGCCAGGTGCAGCGGATCCTCGAGGCCGGCGGATGGGCCGGCGTGGAGGTCCGCCCGCTCGACGCCGAGTGCGCCTTCCCCGTGTGGGCGCTGGACGCCTACGCCACGACGATGGGCCCCGTGGGCCTCGCCTTGCGCGACGCCGACGCCGGGCGGCGCGCGCGCGTCGAGTTGGCGGTACGGCGGGCGTTCGAGCCGTACGTCCACGGCGCGGAGGTCCGGTTCACGGCGGCCTGCTGGCAGGTGGACGCGCGCAACGCGGCCTGA
- a CDS encoding DUF1592 domain-containing protein, translating into MKNAPHVVAALLVPAAAIALSAAQAPRAAAGQAPRPASSHAPATPAAASNEAIRTYCVGCHNDRAKAGDLSLASFDVAKAVDHAEVAEKVIRKLRTGMMPPRTASRKPDPATREALASYLETSLDKAAALSPNPGRRAFQRLNRAEYAAAIKAIVGLDIDVSTYLPADTISASFDNIADVQMPSATVMQGYMRAAAAVSRAAVGDPSIDASSTQYEVPRTLSQKERLEGAPFGTRGGTVVTHNFPADGKYEFQMLLHGEPTGYLFGRTQREIEMEVAIDGERVALVKVDRWMSESDPNGLTLTTEPIYVRAGARTVAATFIQEFEGSEDDLIKPIEHTLADTQIGVGYGVTTLAHLRNLGIVGPFEVTGVSDNAARRAIFTCRPTAPGEDASCARSILQRLATQAYRRPATKADVDELMRFYADGAKTEGFEGGVRQSMQALLSSLHFLFRVEETPAGVKPGGAYRVSDFDLASRLSFFLWSTLPDKELIDVAGRGGLTRPEMADRQVRRMLDDPKSEALGTRFASQWLRLQDLDKVEPDALSFPYFDESLADAMRQETEHLFNYLVKEDRSALELLTADYTFVNERLARHYGIAGVTGPEFRKVSYPDDTRRGLLGHGSVLTLTSHGNRTSPVLRGKWVMEVLLGSPPPAPPPNVPQLDATASTSGSRNLSVAEQLAQHRAGPVCSSCHSVIDPIGLSLDNFDPTGAWRIKDRGVPVNASGQLYDGTDLHGAADLRGAIVARSDVFVTHLTERLLSYALGRRVEYYDMPTVRQIVRDAKAADYRMSALIRGVVRSAAFRSASADQTDDGRQER; encoded by the coding sequence ATGAAGAACGCCCCGCACGTGGTGGCTGCACTCCTGGTGCCCGCCGCCGCGATCGCGCTGTCGGCGGCGCAGGCGCCCCGCGCGGCCGCGGGCCAGGCTCCGCGGCCCGCCTCGTCCCACGCCCCGGCCACGCCGGCCGCCGCGTCGAACGAGGCGATCCGGACCTACTGCGTCGGTTGCCACAACGACCGGGCCAAGGCCGGCGATCTGTCGCTCGCGTCGTTCGACGTCGCCAAGGCGGTGGATCACGCCGAGGTGGCGGAGAAGGTCATCCGCAAGCTCAGGACGGGCATGATGCCGCCGCGGACGGCGTCCCGGAAGCCGGACCCGGCCACACGCGAGGCCCTGGCCTCGTATCTCGAGACCTCGCTCGACAAGGCGGCGGCGCTCAGTCCCAATCCCGGGCGCCGTGCCTTCCAGCGCCTGAACCGCGCGGAGTACGCCGCGGCCATCAAGGCCATCGTCGGCCTCGACATCGACGTGAGCACCTATCTCCCGGCGGACACCATCAGCGCCAGCTTCGACAACATCGCGGACGTGCAGATGCCGTCCGCCACCGTCATGCAGGGCTACATGCGGGCGGCGGCGGCCGTGTCCCGCGCCGCGGTGGGCGATCCGAGCATCGACGCCAGCTCCACGCAGTACGAGGTGCCCCGGACGCTCTCGCAGAAGGAGCGCCTGGAAGGCGCCCCGTTCGGCACGCGCGGCGGCACCGTGGTGACCCACAACTTCCCGGCCGACGGCAAGTACGAGTTCCAGATGCTGCTGCACGGCGAGCCCACCGGCTACCTCTTCGGCCGCACGCAGCGCGAGATCGAGATGGAGGTGGCGATCGACGGCGAGCGGGTGGCGCTCGTGAAGGTGGATCGCTGGATGTCGGAGTCCGATCCGAACGGCCTCACGCTGACCACCGAGCCCATCTACGTGCGCGCGGGCGCCCGGACGGTGGCGGCCACCTTCATCCAGGAATTCGAGGGCAGCGAGGACGATCTCATCAAGCCCATCGAACACACCCTGGCCGACACGCAGATCGGCGTCGGCTACGGCGTCACCACGCTGGCGCACCTCCGCAACCTCGGCATCGTCGGGCCGTTCGAAGTGACGGGCGTGTCCGACAACGCCGCGCGCCGCGCGATCTTCACCTGCCGCCCGACGGCGCCGGGCGAGGACGCCTCCTGCGCGCGGAGCATCCTGCAGCGCCTCGCCACGCAGGCCTACCGCCGGCCGGCCACCAAGGCCGACGTCGACGAGCTGATGCGCTTCTACGCGGACGGGGCGAAGACCGAAGGGTTCGAGGGCGGCGTGCGGCAGTCGATGCAGGCGCTCCTGAGCAGTCTCCACTTCCTGTTCCGCGTCGAGGAGACGCCGGCCGGCGTGAAGCCCGGCGGCGCCTACCGCGTGAGCGACTTCGACCTCGCGTCCCGGCTGTCGTTCTTCCTGTGGAGCACCCTGCCGGACAAGGAGCTCATCGACGTCGCCGGGCGCGGCGGGCTGACGCGGCCCGAGATGGCCGATCGCCAGGTGCGCCGGATGCTGGACGATCCCAAGTCGGAGGCGCTCGGCACCCGCTTCGCCTCCCAGTGGCTGCGGCTGCAGGACCTCGACAAGGTCGAGCCCGACGCCCTGTCGTTCCCGTACTTCGACGAGTCGCTCGCCGACGCGATGCGCCAGGAGACCGAGCACCTGTTCAACTACCTCGTCAAGGAGGACCGGTCGGCGCTGGAACTGCTCACGGCCGACTACACCTTCGTGAACGAGCGCCTGGCCCGCCACTACGGCATCGCCGGCGTGACCGGCCCCGAGTTCCGGAAGGTGTCGTATCCGGACGACACGCGCCGGGGACTCCTGGGCCACGGCAGCGTGCTGACGCTCACCTCGCATGGCAACCGCACCTCGCCGGTGCTGCGGGGCAAGTGGGTGATGGAGGTGCTGCTCGGCAGCCCGCCGCCGGCGCCGCCGCCGAACGTGCCGCAGCTCGACGCCACGGCCAGCACGTCGGGCAGCCGCAACCTGTCGGTGGCCGAGCAGCTGGCCCAGCACCGCGCCGGCCCGGTGTGCAGCTCGTGCCACAGCGTGATCGACCCGATCGGCCTGTCGCTCGACAACTTCGACCCCACCGGCGCCTGGCGGATCAAGGACCGCGGCGTGCCCGTGAACGCCTCGGGCCAGCTCTACGACGGCACCGACCTGCACGGCGCGGCCGACCTGCGCGGCGCGATCGTGGCGCGGTCGGACGTGTTCGTCACCCACCTCACGGAGCGGCTGCTGTCGTACGCGCTCGGCCGCCGGGTCGAGTACTACGACATGCCGACCGTGCGGCAGATCGTCAGGGACGCCAAGGCCGCCGACTACCGCATGTCGGCCCTGATCCGGGGCGTGGTGAGAAGTGCGGCGTTTCGTTCGGCGAGCGCCGACCAGACGGACGACGGACGGCAGGAGCGGTAG
- a CDS encoding helix-turn-helix domain-containing protein produces the protein MLDIGEVARQTGLTVSALRFYEAKGLIASAGRRGLRRLFDPGVIERLALVSLGRSAGFSLDEIAAMLTADGRPRIDRGRLLDKAAGLDATIRRLSAVRDGLRHAAACTAPSHMACPTFRRLLRAAASGALGATPPDGPAPAARRARPARRGLARDIS, from the coding sequence GTGCTGGACATCGGCGAAGTCGCGCGGCAGACGGGGCTGACCGTCTCGGCGCTGCGGTTCTACGAGGCCAAGGGCCTCATCGCGTCCGCGGGGCGCCGCGGGCTCCGGCGCCTGTTCGACCCGGGCGTGATCGAACGGCTGGCGCTCGTGAGCCTCGGGCGGTCCGCGGGGTTCTCGCTCGACGAGATCGCGGCCATGCTCACGGCCGACGGGCGGCCGCGGATCGATCGCGGGCGGCTCCTCGACAAGGCCGCAGGGCTCGACGCGACCATCCGGCGCCTCTCGGCGGTGCGCGACGGGCTGCGGCACGCCGCCGCCTGCACCGCGCCCAGCCACATGGCGTGCCCGACCTTCCGCCGGCTGCTGCGGGCCGCGGCCTCGGGAGCCCTCGGGGCGACGCCTCCGGATGGGCCGGCCCCGGCCGCCCGTCGCGCGCGCCCCGCCCGGCGCGGCCTGGCCCGTGACATCTCGTGA
- a CDS encoding DUF1552 domain-containing protein — protein sequence MVLTQKHISRRSMLRGVGATVALPFLESMVPAGTAYAKTTAAKIASKVRLVCIEQVHGAAGISEYGLKNNLWIPAATGRRFDISKGSLSPLEPFRDQLTIVSQTDTRMAEAMSAPEVGGDHFRSSAVMYTHAHPKLTEGSDVQVGTSMDQLYAQKLGQETPIPSMQLTIEPVDQSGGCAYGYACVYTDTISWASPTEPLPMVRDPRMVFEQLFGSGGTPEQRARRRATDRSILDMLTSQMADLRRTLGPTDRQRIEQYGTNIREIEQRIARIEARNSSGEARELPGAPAGVPDSFEEHVKLMFDLQVLAFSSDTTRVFSFKIGRDGSGRVYPGSGVGRGFHDASHHGSSEERIKEFAEINKHHVSMLPYFLEKLQGTMDGEANLLDKTLVLYGSPMAVGNTHNHRNCPLILLGRGGGAVEPGVHVKAQEGTPMANVMLTVLKRLGLEDLQSFGDSTGEFSFTAPEPTVA from the coding sequence ATGGTCTTGACCCAGAAGCACATCTCGCGGCGTTCGATGTTGCGCGGCGTTGGCGCGACGGTGGCACTGCCGTTCCTCGAGTCGATGGTCCCGGCCGGCACGGCGTACGCCAAGACGACGGCCGCGAAGATCGCCAGCAAGGTGCGCCTCGTGTGCATCGAGCAGGTGCACGGCGCCGCCGGCATCAGCGAGTACGGGTTGAAGAACAACCTGTGGATCCCGGCCGCCACCGGCCGGCGCTTCGACATCAGCAAGGGCAGCCTGAGCCCGCTCGAGCCGTTCCGCGATCAGCTGACGATCGTCAGCCAGACCGACACGCGGATGGCCGAGGCCATGTCGGCGCCCGAGGTCGGCGGCGACCACTTCCGCTCCAGCGCGGTGATGTACACGCACGCGCACCCGAAGCTCACCGAGGGGTCGGACGTGCAGGTCGGCACGTCGATGGACCAGCTCTACGCGCAGAAGCTCGGCCAGGAGACGCCCATCCCCTCGATGCAGCTCACGATCGAGCCGGTGGACCAGTCCGGCGGCTGCGCCTACGGCTACGCGTGCGTCTATACCGACACGATCAGCTGGGCGTCGCCCACCGAGCCGCTGCCGATGGTGCGCGACCCGCGCATGGTGTTCGAGCAGCTCTTCGGATCGGGCGGCACACCGGAGCAGCGCGCGCGGCGCCGGGCGACCGACCGCAGCATCCTCGACATGCTCACCAGCCAGATGGCCGATCTCCGGCGCACGCTGGGGCCGACCGACCGGCAGCGCATCGAGCAGTACGGGACCAACATCCGCGAGATCGAGCAGCGCATCGCCCGCATCGAGGCCAGGAACTCGAGCGGCGAGGCCCGTGAGCTGCCGGGCGCCCCGGCCGGCGTGCCCGACTCGTTCGAGGAGCACGTCAAGCTGATGTTCGACCTGCAGGTGCTGGCGTTCTCGTCGGACACCACGCGGGTCTTCTCGTTCAAGATCGGCCGCGACGGATCGGGCCGCGTCTATCCCGGGAGCGGCGTCGGCCGCGGCTTCCACGACGCGTCACACCACGGCTCGTCGGAGGAGCGGATCAAGGAATTCGCCGAGATCAACAAGCACCACGTGTCGATGCTGCCGTACTTCCTCGAGAAGCTGCAGGGCACGATGGACGGCGAGGCCAACCTGCTCGACAAGACGCTCGTCCTCTACGGCTCGCCGATGGCCGTGGGCAATACCCACAACCACCGGAACTGCCCGCTCATCCTGCTGGGACGCGGCGGCGGCGCGGTGGAGCCGGGCGTCCACGTCAAGGCGCAGGAAGGCACGCCGATGGCGAACGTGATGCTCACGGTGCTCAAGCGCCTGGGCCTCGAGGATCTCCAGAGCTTCGGCGACAGCACGGGCGAGTTCTCGTTCACGGCGCCCGAGCCCACGGTGGCCTGA